Genomic DNA from Cydia fagiglandana chromosome 19, ilCydFagi1.1, whole genome shotgun sequence:
ggtGATTTCACTACTACgattaaaaaaagtacttttgtttacttatttttacataaatacagcttggcaaaaaacagtacaaattaaaaagtggcaacactgtattgtCGTCTCGTTTTCTGATATACTTATATTGATTTgtaagggacgacactacagtgccCAGCTGCAAGAcacgctagtaaaaagtggcaacattgtcttacattttttggtcttgaattacgattttcagttcaGTCAATTTGTGCAAGAATGTCATATCGGTGCTGTTTCAGGCTGCACTTGTAATTGCCATTGCTACGTTTTAGTCTTCGTCCCAGTATGCGTCTTCTGGTGATGTTGTAGGTTGGATGTAGTACGGCATTTGAAATCACAGTGCCTACATTGAAAAGGTTTTTCGCCAGTATGTGTCATCTGATGTCTTTTTATGGATAATTGCCAATTGGATTTGTAATCGCAGTGGCTACATTGAAAAGGCTTTTCGCCAGTATCAGTATGTGTCAATTCGTGTCTTTGTAAGCTTGTCCTATCACTGCACCTGTAGTCGCAAAGACTACATTTGTACGGCTTCTCTCCGGTGTGTATTCTTTGATGATTTAGAAGACGCTGTTTCAGTCTGCATTTATAGTTGCAATAGCTACATataaatggcttcgccccagtatgaaTCATCTGGTGTCTTTGTAAACTTAATTTCGCAGTGCATTTGTATTCACAACAGCTACATGTAAAACGTTTCTCGCCAGTGTATTCTTAGGTGCGctagtaagtgatgcttattaCGGGTTTTATAATCACAGTCACTTCATTGATAACAGAGCTTGTTTCCTGTGTGTATCTTCTGATGTCGTCGAAGGTTTGATTCAACACTGGATTTGAAATCGCATTCGGTGCATCTAAAAGGTTTGTTTTTGAGTGTGTATCGCTTGGTGTTTATGTAAATCACCACGATTAAAAACGTGCTCCCCAGAGTAACTCTTTAAATGTGTTTGTAAACTTGTCTTAGAACTTGGaataaaatttgtaatataatgtTCGCTTTTTTCGTGCTTTAATACAAGCGATACAGTTTGAAATGTAGAACTACAAAAATCACAAGCAAATTTATTTGGCCCCTTCGACAAGTGCGCTTGTTGTAtgtgttttcttaaaatatacTTGTTTCTGAAATGCTTGCCACAGTCTTCGCATGTGTATGGTTTGGCTCCACTGTGAACAGTCGCGTCGCGGAGGCGCTCGAGCACCACAGAACAAGCCATCGCGAGCTGGTCCCTGGCGCGGGCGGCGCTGCCCTTCGAACACACTGAAACACAAATAAACAATGCATTTGCCTCGATAGAAAAATATCGGTAAATTAGCTCTTTTTTCCCTAAAACCACATTTGTGATCCACTCTCCTATTCAAGTTATATACATCGTATACGACCACGGCTTTCCTCTGAATATCAGTATGAATGTATAGTAGCGGAAGGAGAAGAGCAGGACAACATGACCGCACTAACTAAGGTCCTTTTTATCGCTATTTGCAGTGAGCGCCAACGatggaatttttcatttttcgttCGAGAATATCTAAACCTCTGTCTGCGACACCCCTATCTgtttacgacatttattttgGTCAAACagaataccgggtgtggcctgtaacacgagcaaataattaaaacatagattgtactcctcaaacggtgacacttttgttctacaacttttaaaaattattaagtattttagactccctatttttcatacaaaataaatattatcttcaatggacgccatcgccacgccatatcattgtgattgacgttgcttgtcacgccttaaacataacaaaattcgcaatacattgcgtcttagaataaactttaaagtgtattaaaaatcaaaccacaagtaatttttaaaagtcactgaacaaatgctggtcagtatgaggagtacagcctacagtttaattttttgctcatattacaggccacacccggtataaccaCTACATTTTGGTCtgaagcctcctccacactatgcgcgtgaatcgcgggcgaagctgcgaacgcgagtgtggagttgGTTTCGCtatctgcgaaaatcgacgccacactcgcgttcgcggcttcgcgctgcgattcgcgcacgagtgtggagggggctccacaataaattaaaaattggcGAATTAATTGTATACGTTTGGATACCTCCGAGTGGATACCGTatgagattgacgccaatttcttatcTGATTAAATCAGTCGATGTAATCATCTCATCTGGACTGGTttttaactatttattaatttgttatAATCTATATTCCGCAAGATCGAACTCTTCGGACCAAGATCACGGTCTGGTACGCCTGTCTGTTATAGCTTTAGACTTCCTACCTACTTTTCTGAACGTACCCTTTGCCATCGCTCTCTGTcactgtcaaaagtgtcaaatCAAATGTCAGTGTTATTTCTCTTTGAGCCTGGAGTCCGCTGTTTTTTCTTGCTAAAATTATTTATGTCTCTGGCGACAGTCCTAGACGCTGCTATATCTCTGATATAATAAAAGCACTCTACACTCGAATTGTTGTGGTATTTGTTTTAAGTCCATTGGATTGCAGTATTTTCGCGCACCGCACGGCTGCCGTGATGGACGTGACGCGCGCGTGTCGCTGCTGCCTGCGGTGTGCTCCGGACAAGGACCTGACGACGCCGTACACACATCTCGGCAAAACGGAGATATATGCCGACATGATCAAAGAGTGCTTCGATATACATGTAAGTAAAAGTGTGACAATTTAGTTATTGAAACATCTACATAAACCAACAAATGTTAAAacttaaatgtttttgtttgtaTAACTTGCAGCTGGTGGTGGGCGGCTCGGGCTCGTGTGGCATCTGCTCGGCGTGCGTGGGCCGCCTGCGAGACGCGAGCGACTTCAAGCTGCAAGTGCAGCGCAGCCAGGCGGAGCTGTGGGCGTGGCTGCAGGGAGTGAGCCACGTCAAAGGTAGGGAACCACCACCCATCAAACTATTAGTGAAGTTTagtaatttttttgaattttgtacagaagaataaaaatattataatcacACTTTAATCTACAGTGCTTGATGATAGTGATTATATTTTCGTTGGTCGCaccatacacacacacacacacacaccagaTAAGGTTGACTGCCGACTGCCCACTAGATAGTGTTATGGGACTACTTTACAATTATAAaccaaattaaatgttatatacagtcagcagcagaagttgctaagcgggcctgGTGTTCAAAATGTTAATGTGTATCTTAATTAGGTTTATAATTTTAGAGAAGTCCAATAACACCATCTAGTGTGCAGTGGGCAAACCCTTAGCTGGTGTGTGTATGGTGCGACCATCAAGCTCGACACACTTTTGTGTCaagttaattttgaacacctcgtccgattagcaaacaaaacaaacaaacaaacaaattatttatttgcaaaaaagggTAATTACAGGTCTTATTGTTATACAGTATTATGTTTCACCTTTTCAGCTGTGTACAAACAGCATGCAAATCCATAAAGGCATCTTAaaaaatatgtagatacatttgaaaactataaaactttaacattttattaaaattatcaaattataattatttacagcCATTTATATAGTTTTAACCATAACCAAATCAATTacagataacatttatttacaaatttacaCAGATCGTTACTGTACtacgttatttaaaaaatcttgtATACTATAGAAACACCGATCAAGAAGCCAATTTCTTAAAGTTTGCTTAAACTCATTGCTTTCGAGAGCTTTTATTTGAACAGGCAACTTGTTAAAGATCACAATACTCatattaaaagcattttttttatatcatcagcagagctcggatagggtgagctatttgccttataatttgacatgtcttatgtcatatataaggcaaatagctcaccctatccgagctctgatcATCAGCATCTTCTGCTGCTGACATACAAAGGAAAAAATAACCAAATCACTATTCAATACAAGCACTGGAGGTGCCCAGAGCTTGCTTTAAATAGTAGGTAGTGAGTCTACTTGAAAtcacacaaattaaaatattttgatagaaAGTAATTTTATTGGTTGTTAGACTTCTCTACAATTGCTGTGTGAGCATAACTATAACAGGAAGATGATGTGATGTGTGTTGTGTTTGTTTGCTCTAGAGGAAGAATCTGCAGTTGAGGATCCTGCAATGCAGGATGGAGATGGGACCAGAGAGCCTGTATCAGGTGAGTCTACTCCTCTActgatagatttttttttctagcctatttgagtgtcccactgctgggcaaaggcctctccccttaatttccatgACTTTCGATTTGGtgtttcctccggccagttcAGGAAACTGTCCAGGTGGTAGAAAtagtcattattatttttttatacgcTGACAGGCAGTTACCACACCTGATGTTGCTAGCAATCCTCAGATACTTGTTAAGTATTAGAAGACACATCAGACATATTATTGTCTGAGAGATGTTGCATGAGAAATTAGTTTTAATGACTGGTTGAAGGCAGCAGCCGGCTAACTTCACATTAAATCACACAGTGAAGTTACTTAAAATATATGGACATTGGGATAACATAGAAACAtgaatttttttaatgatatcaTTTGTATAAGAACACTAAAAAATGTGAGAGGAAAATTAATTACTTCTAGATAACACTTAGTGTTATTAGTGTACTATAAATCTCCTTTGACTTAATCAACTATTACCCGacatggctcactccgcgatttgaTTCAGTCACACAGTCTAGCAGTAGTATAGTAGTAGCCACGCACCGTAACGGAACGGACCCCTGCTcacgcttgcgccaccttgcggtcatatgtGTCgaaatagacgcgttttgttagagagtgaaccttctgttactattatttattctgtaatacgtacaaattaaaaaaatcactCAGTCCCGTTACTGCGCAGGACATGGGGTTTAATATAGTGTTGTTGCTCTAGATGACATGCTCCGGTTAAACATGGCGGCCGGAGACGGGGAGAGCGACGAGGGTGAGCCGCTGTTGCGTGAGTACCTGCTTCATATCCAGGgttgctaaaaaataactgcattcccgttgccagggaagtTTAAGCATTGCAACTTTCACTATGGcatcaaccccgaaatcgcgaaaaaataaatttgatgttattttatatattattaatttgatgtcatacattttggctggaaATCAGACTCagtttgttcagatattgtttACTATGGCGCTCTAAACGCCTTCAACATTCGCGTCGACAAATTGTCTTATAGCTGTCGAAGATATTATTACTCATGGTAATGTCAGATTTCTCTCGTGAGCTGTAAACAAATTCAAATGTCATGATACTGTCCCACTATTAACTGCTTGATCCATCTCAATCACTgattaaatgtatttttaattacacaaacgggtctaccgcgatattcttttattatttttaccttaaattccgacgtttcagctgggtTGCGGTAGAcctgtttgtgtaattaaatatgtgtacaaaacgcgagagtttaacacattcagtgccgaaaacccgactgtcgggtattttataatatcgttcccaggccggacgacccaatagtcgggatcgtggtactactgcttaaaatgacaaaattgttgtggcctggcgcggaTGTCTTATTtggctgggtggcaatgaatATGTTTAAGTGTTATATGATATTTAGTGTTGCAACAAGGCCCCCAGCTGCTAGCCGATCTCCCCCACGACCCTGGCAGCGTTGCCACACTGAACTATGATATCTGGTGCACTAGGCACGACCCGGACCGGGGCGAGGATGCGAGATCCCTGAGTCGTCGACACAATAAAGCCACAAATAGTATGTTTGTTTCAGATGAAGAGCTCATAATCAAGCCAGAATCGAGCGAAGACGAGACAAGCGATGAGATGTCGCGTAAGTACCAACTTGAATAGCAACGGTGTAACTAATTATTAGAGAATTGTAGGTTTTCCAATCGGTGAACCAATCTACCAATATACCGGGATATATTAATCTGGAtggtataattataaataatctcCGAAATAAAGGTACTTCTGtgaatttgtaatatttatgtgTAACGTATCTAAATCTCTTAATTGTTGTAGATCAATACTCCAGTCCAGGCTATCCGTAGATTGTGATAGGACTTTTCGTAACTTAAGATCCATTGTACAGTATGAGCCCCGACTAAAGCCATACTGGCTGTATCGAAAAGAGGATACTCAACCTGGCCTCCGCTTGACCACTAAGCCAATTCTAgggcataggcactagtttttacgaaaacgattgccatctgaccttccaacccatagAGAAAGGTAGGTCTTATCGGGAATAGTCCGGTTTCCTGACTATGTTTCCTTCACCGTGTGttgcataaaaaataaaaatgcctTGACTGCAACATTATTCCACAATCGCAAATGCGAGTATTTAATactatttcattttaaatacaactgtACCGTTATGTAAGACACAGCATGAAGTAGAGTTGTTGTTGTAGTGGAGGAGCGGGCAGTCAAGTCGGAGGGGTCGGACGCGGCGAGTGACGAGGACTGCGTGTCGGGTGAGTACTGCGACACCACGATACTacggcaaaggcctcctctcgTGCGCGAGAGAGCtagggctatagtccccacgttgGCCCACTGTGGGTTGGAGACTTCACATAagtacacctatgaatttcttcgctgACGTATGCAGATTTTATCAGGATGTATGGAATATGAACAAAATATTCcgttcattagtttcaaaaatttattggtacgagccaggatttgaagctacgaccttcggattgaaagtcggacgtcatttCCTCTCGACCACCACCACCTCCGACCATTCCTTTTTTATGACAATCCTGGACAGAGTCGAAATTgttgttaaattaattatacgCGTACTAGTCTGTATTAAATTGTTGTTAATTTGTGTTTCAGTGTGTTCGGAGGGCAGCGCCGCCCGCGCCAGGGAACAGCTCGCGATGGCTTGTTCCGTGGTGCTCGAGAGCCTCCGCGACGACGCGATAGTTCACAGTAGAGACAAACCATACTACTGCGAAGATTGTGGCAAACATTTCAGAAACAAGACTATTTTAAGAAAACACATAGAAAATACACACTTGTCGACCGGATCGAAATCATTTGCTTGTGCTTTTTGTAGCTCTACGTTTCAAACCGAATTGCTTGTGATAGAACACGAGAAAAGCGAACATGGTGCTTCAAATGTCATGTGTGCTGAATGTGAGTATACAACGAGTTCCAAGAAAACTTTAGAGACACATGTAAAGAGTCATTCTTTGGATAATAATTTcaattgtagtcactgtagttaCATGAGTTCGTGTAAAACTGATTTACATAAACACCAAACAGTACACATTGCTGGAGAAGCTTTTGAGTGTAGTGACTGTGACTTCAAGTGCAGTGTTGAATCAAACCTGCGACGTCACCAGAAGACGCACAAACGGAGGCACCAGAGAACGCTCACTGGAAAACAGCTTTACGAATGTAGTCATTGCGACTACAAGTGCAGTGCTAGTTCTGTGTTACGTAGACACGAAACGACACATACTGGCGAGAAGCCTTTTACGTGCAGCTATTGTGATAGTAAATTCAGCCGTAAATCAAACTTACGAgaacacctgatgatacatactggggccaAGCCATTCAAATGTAGCGATTGCGACTACAGGTGCAGGACGAAAGGAAACTTGCTAATACACCAAAGAAAACACACTGGTGAAAAGCCGTACAAATGTAGTCATTGCGACTACAAGTGCAATGGTAGGACAAGCTTACGTTGTCACGAAATGACACATACTGGCAAGAAgccttttcagtgtagccactgtgattacaaatgctgTGTGAAATCAAGCTTACAACGTCACATAAGAATACACACCGGAGAAAAGCCGTACAAATGTAGTCATTGCGACTTCAAGTGCAGTGATAGGACAAGCTTACGAAATCATGAAAGGACACATACTGGCGAGAAgccttttcagtgtagccactgtgattacaaatgctgCCAGAAATCAAGCTTACAATGTCACTTAAGAATACACACCGGAGAAAAGCCGTACAAATGTAGTCATTGCGACTTCAAGTGCAGTAATAGGACAAACTTACGAAATCATGAAAGGACACATACTGGCGAGAAgccttttcagtgtagccactgtgattacaaatgctgTCTGAAATCAAGCTTACAATGTCACTTAAGAATACACACAGGACAAAAGCCTTACAAATGTAGTCATTGCGACTACAAGTGCAGTCAGAGTTCAGTATTACACAGACACGAAAGGACACATACTGGCGAGAAGCCTTTTCAATGTAACCACTGTGTTTACAAATGCAGTTCAAATTCAGATTTAAAAAGACACCAGACAATACATACTAGGCATAAGCCTTTCAAATGTAAGCAGTGATCGTTATTACAATGTCGTGATGTACAATAtatgaatgaattccattcaTGTGTCCATGCAATTTCGCAAATCGTTGTACATGTTTCACTATCGATTTAGAATCTTAAAAAGAAAAGGTCtaatgtatctttcagtaggagcagcagcgaaagagctattattgtttgccttgtcacagtctcacattttatttgttccccatATGGtggaccaatcatagtgtcggaTTGCGTATGTTTTCTCCCttacggaggcacgcgtataccacttatataggatcctaccttctaaGGGGTTGGCAAAACATGACATGCCTTTGGGTGGAAAcacacagataagataattacttgaattttgacaaccctaaatagccgaaagggatagtgccatacattagaaagggacagcacgaTACGACCCTGAACCGCTTAACTTCGGTATTGTAGGAAGTTTCTTtactgtacggtagtactattacttattctgtatTCATACATCTCTTATTGCACTACGAGtatgtaatataatttatttttgcaaatGGTAGTAGTGTAATACTCTAGACTAGTACTAGATATTAAGTACATTTTTATACCTCCATCGCCGGTCCATGTGACACTCGTTGAGGCAGAGAAGGACAAGGCGAACAGTTCCTATCTTTTACTGTTCTTAAGATAAGTACTTATGCGTCGCTTAGTTTccaactcgggtaaatccattcgaccctcagTAAATATCTGCCC
This window encodes:
- the LOC134673865 gene encoding zinc finger protein 501-like, which gives rise to MACSVVLESLRDDAIVHSRDKPYYCEDCGKHFRNKTILRKHIENTHLSTGSKSFACAFCSSTFQTELLVIEHEKSEHGASNVMCAECEYTTSSKKTLETHVKSHSLDNNFNCSHCSYMSSCKTDLHKHQTVHIAGEAFECSDCDFKCSVESNLRRHQKTHKRRHQRTLTGKQLYECSHCDYKCSASSVLRRHETTHTGEKPFTCSYCDSKFSRKSNLREHLMIHTGAKPFKCSDCDYRCRTKGNLLIHQRKHTGEKPYKCSHCDYKCNGRTSLRCHEMTHTGKKPFQCSHCDYKCCVKSSLQRHIRIHTGEKPYKCSHCDFKCSDRTSLRNHERTHTGEKPFQCSHCDYKCCQKSSLQCHLRIHTGEKPYKCSHCDFKCSNRTNLRNHERTHTGEKPFQCSHCDYKCCLKSSLQCHLRIHTGQKPYKCSHCDYKCSQSSVLHRHERTHTGEKPFQCNHCVYKCSSNSDLKRHQTIHTRHKPFKCKQ